The sequence below is a genomic window from Setaria italica strain Yugu1 chromosome IV, Setaria_italica_v2.0, whole genome shotgun sequence.
GTTGGTCCGGCATTGTGAAGTCCTTTTGGCATTCTCACAAAACAGAATACTCCGAACGGTGTGATGAAGCTCCTTTTTTCTTCGTCAATTTTTCTCATCCAAATCTGCTGATACCTAGAGAAAAAATCAAGCAAAGACATCATTTCGCAGCTTGCTGCAGAATCCACCAATATATGTATTCTTGGCAGAGGGTGGTCATCTTTAGGACACGCCTTGTTCAACAATGTGAAatctatgcacattctccaaTCTCCATTCTTCTTCGGGACCATGACAATGTTCGAGAGCCAAGTAGTATAATGCACTTTGCGTATCACTCCAGCATCTAACAGCTTCTGGACTTCGCTTTGCACTGCTAAAGTTTTCTCCGAGGATAACACCCTTAACTTTTGTCTTCGCGGTGGTATTTTTGGATCTGTTTCTAGCTTGTGTTTGATGACACTTCGTGGGACACCTTGCAAATCTTTTTTCCTCCACACAAACACATCCTGGTTGTTTCTAAGACAAGTTATTAAGCGTTGCTCTTCCTCTTCAGACAAGTCTCTTGCTATAATGATTGTCTTGTCCTAAACATCATCGCACAATTGCACTCTTTTGGTATGCTCAATGGGTCGAACTCTTTCTTCGTCTTTTGATTTCTCATCTTGCTCTTTGAACGtgacttcctcttcttcctcttataTCATGTGTACTGGTTTCTAATCTATCCCAGTACTGTGCTCTCTTTCCTTGGCATCCTCCTGTTCTTCATACACAGTGAGCACTCCATTGTGTGTTGGAATTTTCCTGCACAAGAATGGCATATGGATTACTACAGCAAACTTGTTGATAACTCCTCTGCCAAAAGTTGCCAAATAAGAGTATGGGATGTCAATCACATCAAAAGTGACCATCTCCGTTCGCATCAATGTGCCCTCTCCTAAGCTAACATTCATCTCAATTTTGCCATGGGCCGAAACCATATAAAGGCTTCATTGTTGTTTTCATTTGGCTATCTTTGTAGCCCATCCTTCTGAATAAGTCATAGGTTATGACATCTGTTGAACTCCCATTATCTACCAATATTACACCGATATCGTTGCCCAACAAATGCTTTATATTTTGGCCCATGTTGGCCCTGATCACCAGCGGATCTTCACATTGGAAATTGTCTAACCTCATTTCTACCTCTATAAAAATTATTGGAATGTGAGATCACTTCGATCTGAATGCTCAATCTGAAGAGGCGTGACTGACTTCGCGGATGTGATCTTTTTTCTGTCTCTTGCTTTCAACTACTAGAAAGTTACATCCCCCTCTGATTGCATTGATCACGTTCACTCTATGGCCCGAATGATCTTGTTCCTTGATAGGGTGTTGTTGCGAAGGCATTTGCTGGGGTGGATCTATCTTAGGTGGCTGCAGTATATTGTAACTTTGATGTTGAACTGGGATAAGCGGTCTCATTTGACTATACTGTGGAGGAGGTGGATAAAAACCTTGTGCGAAGTAATTTGGTTGTTGATATGAGTGCCAATTTGGCGTGAAGCTGTAAGTAACTGACTGAAAGGTGGATGAACTGTGGTTCACTGTCTTCACTTGCTCTTCCGCCTCTCTTTGTTTTGCGGCTTCTTTTTCCCTCGCCTGTAGTGCTGCTCTACATCATTTGTCCAATGACCTTTGTTTTTCCCGTGCAACCAACAGCATGGTATTTTGTTTACTTCAGAACCTCTTCCTGAGTGATCTCCTCTTGAGTTTGTACGACCCCCCCTGGCCCCATCTCGTTCCCAAGAACTGATACGAAGAATTTTGGAAGTTGGGCTGCGTAGAAATATTGTTGGCAGTATTTTGTCGCTGCTGAAAATTTGGCTTCGCTAGGTACGCTTGAAATTTTGGCTGTTTGACTACTGCGCCTACCAATTTTGCTTTGATTTCTCACTCCTCTTTCATGCATTGTATTCATTTATTCTTCTCTGCCTTCCTGTATCAGACTTGCAGTACTCTTGCATGATGTCAAAGAGTTGCTTTTTGGACTTATGCCTTCATCTGTCCAAGTACTCTCCACAGGGTCCCAACCTCAGGGCATCGATCATTGTGTTTTCTGGCACCTGTGGTGCTTTTGCTCTCGCCTTCACAAACCTTCTCATGTACTCTTGCAAAGATTCCTTATCCCCTTGCTTGATGTTATGGAGATCTCCCGAAGTTGATCCCATGAAGAAATACTCCACTTTAGCAATGATGCGTACCATTGCTGGGCCGAGCCTTTAAGCGCCATCACTAGTGCTTTGGCTTTTGCGCAGTCATTTCCACCTCCCGAAGAAATTGCAGCATTGTATCTCAAGACAAAGTGCCTTGGGTTTGACTCCCCGTCGTACTCTAGCATCGATGCTAGCATCCTAAATATTGGAGGCTAGTCTGCTAACTCCAGATCAATTGTTAAAGGTGAAATTGGCTTCAGCTTGTAAGGATATGCATTTCCCTTATGCTGCCACTGCGGCATACGTTCTGTCAACGCCTCAAGACTTGCATCATCTTCCCAGTACTCTTCACTATCACCTTGACCTTCTTCGACTTGAATTGGGTTATTATCATTCTGTGCCTGCAAAGAGTTGATATGTGCCTACAACAGCCTCATCTGCTCTTGCAACTATGCTATTCTTTGCTTTACTGTATCTTGCATTTTCTTTCTCTGCAATTGTTCTAgcacttttctctttttcactaCTTCTTTCAACATAGTTTGGTATTTATGTTTTTCTCCCTCTGGGTCACCTTGCTGTGGCACCTTTGCCTTCGCTATGGCTGCCTCAGCTTGCATCTTATTTGGATGTTAGACGTGGACTATGCATCTGTGAACCTCTTCAACAATGTTGCTTCGATTCGCTTGAGAGCCACCAGGTCTTCATCTTCCACTCCAGCATCGGTCAGGTCGACTTCGAACTGGCCGTCACTGATGTCTTCACCTCAACTTCGTCTTCACTTTGTCTTCGCACCTGCCTGGAACTTGGTATGATGTCTAGGGGGTTCGTTGCTGCTGCCGATGGGTCATCAGTAGCATTTTGTGTATTGATATTTTTTGCTTCCTTGTTCGGTGCCATTGCAATTAAAGGAATGAAGCATGGTGGACGCCAAAACTGTTGGGGTAAAAACCGTCCCCAAAGTGGGGCCAACGAGTTTCCAAACTAAGGTAACAAGAAAGACAAAGAACTGAGAAAATGACTTCGCGAGAGGTTAAGAAGTCTCCCCCTCTGTCAAAACGTTGCGTTTGCATTCCTTTCGGTCCGATTTTATAGGGCCGTAATCCTTACACTTTATAGCACAACTCTCCGCTTTTAGTTTTGTGCGAAGCATATTCGAGGGTATTACAGTAACATTACACCACTTTAGTTACACCCTTTTACAACTCATCGCTTTACACATAAGCTCGAGTGGACCATCAATCCGAAGGTACGTTCATCATTTCGCTCCCCATCAGAATCGCAAGTGGTCTTCCCgagccgccaccaccagccaTTGACTTCGCTTCTCGCAATCTACCCCCGTTCATGCGTCCTTATCGAACGCGAAGTCTCTGCGGTGCATCATCTGCAACGTTGTCTGAGCGCGTGCGGTTTCACTTCGCGACAGCCATCGTCCAGTACGCGAAGTCACCTCTTCGCGCCAACTCTCCATTCCTACAAGTGTGAGATCACAATACTTCACCACATCATGTTATCCGCTCATAAAGTCCTGAAATGAGGAGGGGGGGGTGCTCCAAGCGGAGTTCTTTTTCCCAACACTTGCTCTGGTGGATTCCAAATAGGTACTGGTTGGGATGCTCTTGCAATCTCATTTGCCGCTATCTCTTTAGCCTTCTTTGATTCACCGATGATCCGCTTACCCCTTACATCTTCCAAGAACACATTAGAATGTTGGATTGACAAATTATTCAACATTGATTCAATTACTCACACTGAACCTGCAACAGAGAAATATGTGCCTCCATGTGTGAGATCATTACGTACCGACCAATTGCTCCAGAGAGACAATATTAAAGCGGGCCTAGCATTCTTCGGCGTATTGTTAAGGGCGAGCAGAAACCACTCTGGTCCCGTGTACTGTAATTGGGAAATTTCTGGTATAGCCCACTTATGTCGGATTTCTGTCAGAAGGGCTCTGGCACGTGGGCATCCTGCTACTGCATGAGCTGCATCTTCAGGCTCAAGTCCACAAATTGTGCATGTATCATCCTCAATAATATGCCTCACCTTCTTATTAGTATTTGATGCAAGAGCATTTGATGCAAGTCTCCATGCAAACATACGCAACTTTGGTGGTACATCTGCCTTCCAGATATTTCTCCATAGCCTCTCCCTCCTCTTTGGTTCTGTATTGTACTCGATGCCATCTGGTCCAGACATTGCAGCCTTAGAGCCAATTTATATGCAGACCTTACTAAGAATAACCCTAATTTCTCAAAATGCCAAGCAATTTGGTCAGATGTTTCGTTAGATGTGATTCTTATCTTTAGAATAGCATCACCATCCACCGGTAGGAAAATACTTCTAAGGCTGCGATACCAATCTCTATGTTCATTCTCAAATAAGTTGGAGACCCACCTGATTCTTGGCCTTGTGCATTTTGTTACCACTTTTAGAGAAACTTCTCTAGGAATCCAATTATCCGGCCAAATCTGAATACTACGACCATTTCCAATTCTTTGTATAATTCCTTTTTTTAGCCGCTCCAGTCCATACATAATTGAACGTCATGTGGGTGAAATATTGCCACCAAATACTGTATCCAACAAATTCCCCGTCGGGTAATATTTGACCTTTAATAGCTTTGCACACAAACTATCCGGGTATAATATCAATCTCCATGCTTGTCGAGCTAACAAGGCATGGTTAAAAAGACGCAAGTCTCGAAAACCCAATCCACCGTTACTCTTTGGCTGTAGCATTGTTTCCCAAGAACACCAATGTGTCTTCCTTCGCCCATTCTCTGCACCCCACCAATAATTCCTTATAATTTGCATAAAGTCATCACAAAGAGTAAGGGGCAATTTAAAAACTCCTATAATATATGTTGGCAATGCTTGAGCTACAGACTTAATTAGGATCTCCTTTCCAGCTTGAGACATGTTACGTTCGCTCCAGTCATTCATTCTTTTCCGGAATCGATTTCGAAGAGGTTGGAAAAGATGACATGTGCCTAGTTCAGTTCTCACGTCACTGTACACTAAAAGTCATCGACACTGTCCTAACTCCAATTACCAGAGGAGCTGTGGAGGATACAGAGTAGGCATCAAGCTGCAGTCAGTACTCAgtaaaaaggaaacaaaatggGAATACACTAGTAACAAGTGGAGTAGTGAGATGATTAGCTTGGCCGCCACTAACAGACAGACAGAACAAGGAATCGATGGGCATCCATCACTGTCACTAAACCCGTCCTTATtaaccccaccaccaccactaatCGTTATTCGTAGACCGTTGACTCATTGACCGAAGACTGCCAGCCTTTTCACACGTATATCAGGCACGCACCCACCCGCCCCCCGTCGTCACTCTCACGGGCTCACTCCCTCCTCTCTGCCCTCCCCACCTCAGCTGCTCTGCAGCTTACCTGACCTCACCTCACCGCCGAGGAAGGTTCCGAGTAAAATAATGTCAGGGCCCACTACCTGCTGCCGCTTCCCCCAACTCCTCGTcttgctcctcttcctcctcctcgccggcgggggccgatcccagcccgccgccggcgaccgcgaGACTCTGCTCACCGTCAAGAAGGATTGGGGCAGCCCCTCTCAGCTCAAGTCCtgggaccccgccgccgcccccgaccaCTGCAATTGGACCGGGGTCGCctgcgccaccggcggcggcggggtcgtcaCGGGGCTGACCCTGTCCCACCTCAACCTCACCGGCTCCGTCCCGGCGTCCGTATGTTTGCTCAAGAACATCACCCACCTCGATCTCTCCTacaacaacctcaccggcgccttccccgccgccgcgctctatGCCTGCGCGGAGCTCAGGTTCCTCGACCTCTCCAACAACCAGCTCTCCGGTCCGCTCGCGCGAGACATCGACGGCCTCTCGCCGGCGATGGAGCACCTCAACCTCTCCACCAACAGCTTCGCCGGCGAGGTGCCGCCCGCGGTGACGAGGCTCACGGAGCTCAAGTCCCTGCTCCTCGACACCAACCGCTTCACGGGCGCGTACCCAGCGGTCGGGATAAGCGAGCTCGCCGGGCTCGAGGTCCTCACGCTGGCCTACAACGCGTTCGCGCCGGCCCCCGTGCCCGCGGAGTTCGCCAAGCTCACCAACCTCACCTACCTCTGGATGGACAAAATGAACCTCACCGGGGAGATCCCGGAGGCCTTTTCCAACCTCACGGAGCTCACGGTGTTCTCCTTGGCGTCCAACGCGCTCACCGGCTCGATCCCGGCGTGGGTGCTGCAGCACGCCAAGCTTCAGAACCTCTACCTGTTCGACAACAgcctctccggcgagctgccaCGCAGCGTCACGGCGGTGAACTTGATTGAGCTTGACTTGTCCTCGAATAAGTTCACCGGAGAGATTCCGGAAGACTTCGGGAAGCTCAAGAACCTCACCTTGCTGTTTCTTTACAAAAACCAGCTCACCGGCACCATCCCGGCGAGCATTGGCCTGCTACCGCTGCGAGACGTCAGGTTATTCAACAACCATCTCTCCGGTGAGCTCCCGCCAGAGCTCGGCATGCACTCGCCGCTCGGCAACCTCGAGGTGGGAAACAACAACCTCTCCGGCCCGCTCCGGGAGACGCTCTGCGCCAACGGGAAACTCTATGACATCGTCGCCTTCAACAACAGCTTCTCCGGCGAGTTCCCGGCGAAGCTCGGCGACTGCGTGACGATAAACAACCTCATGCTCTACAACAACCGCCTGTCCGGCGACTTCCCGGTGAAGATATGGTCGTTCCCGAAGCTGACCATGGTGATGATCCAGAACAACAGCTTCACCGGCACTCTGCCGTCAGAGATATCCTTCAACATCTCACGGATTGAGATGGGGAACAACATGTTCTCCGGCTCCTTCCCGGCGTTGGCAAAAGGGCTGAAGGTGTTCCACGCCGAGAACAACCGGCTGGGCGGCGAATTGCCGTCTGACATGAGCAAGCTCGGCAACCTAACTGATTTGTCAGTACCCGGCAACCGGATCACCGGCTCCATTCCGGCGTCGATCAAATTGCTGCAGAAGCTCAATACACTCGACCTGAGCGGCAACCGGATATCCGGCGTGATACCGCCGGGGAGCATTGGGACGCTCCCATCACTGACGACGCTTGATTTGTCTGATAATTTGCTCACCGGCAGCATCCCATCAGACATAAGCAACCTGATCAATTCGCTCAATCTGTCATCGAACCAACTCACCGGCGAGGTGCCGGTTCTGCTCCAGATCGCGGCGTACGACCGCAGCTTCCTCGGCAACCCCGGGCTCTGCGCGAGGGCTGGCTCCGGCACGAACCTCCCGACGTGCCGGGGCGGTGGCAGAGGCGCCCACGACGAGCTGTCCAAGGGCCTGATCACCCTCTTCGGAATGCTCGCCGGCATTGTCCTCGTTGGCAGCATCGGCATCGCCTGGCTGCTCTTCCGGCGCCGGAAGGAGAGCCACGAGGTGACGGACTGGAAGATGATGGCCTTCACCCATCTCAACTTCTCCGAGTCCGACGTGCTCAGCAACATCCGCGAGGAGAACGTGATCGGCAGCGGCGGGTCCGGGAAGGTGTACCGCATCCacctcggcgccgccggaggccgcgacgaggaggccggcggcatgGGAGGCGCCGGCAGGATGGTGGCCGTCAAGAAGATATGGAACTCGAGGAAGGTGGACGAGAAGCTGGACAAGGAGTTCGAGTCGGAGGTGAAGGTGCTGGGCAGCATCCGGCACAACAACATCGTGAAGCTGCTCTGCTGCATCTCCAGCCAGGAAGCCAAGCTGCTGGTCTACGAGTACATGGAGAACGGCAGCCTCGACCGGTGGCTGCACCACCGGGACCGAgagggcgcgccggcgccgctggaCTGGCCGATAAGGCTGGCCATCGCCATCGACGCCGCCAAGGGGCTCAGTTACATGCACCACGACTGTGCTCAGTCGATCGTGCACCGCGACGTCAAGTCCagcaacatcctcctcgacCCGGACTTCCAGGCCAAGATCGCCGACTTCGGGCTCGCTCGGATCCTTGCCAAGTCCGGCGAGCCGGAGTCCGTGTCAGCCATCGGCGGGACATTCGGGTACATGGCTCCAGGTAAGAAGACGCGAAATTCAGCTGTCAGGCATTTCAGTTTGTGCGAATTTTGCAGCTGCGATGCTAATGGATGTGTGGCAATTCTGCAGAGTACGGGTACAGGCCAAAGGTGAACGAGAAGGTGGACgtctacagcttcggcgtcgtcCTCCTGGAGCTGACGACGGGCAAGGTCGCCAACGACAGCGGCGCCGACATGTGCCTGGCGGAATGGGCGTGGCGGCGGTACCAGAAAGGTGCGCCGTTCGACGACATAGTCGACGAGGCCATCCGGGAGCCGGCGTATATGCAGGACATCCTGTCGGTGTTCACCATGGGCGTGATCTGCACGGGCGAGAACCCGCTGACGAGGCCGTCGATGAAGGAGGTGCTGCACCAGCTCATCAGGTGCGAACAGATTGCCGCGGAGGCGTGCCAGGTGGactacgacggcggcggcgcgccgctccTCGAGTCGAAGAAGAAAGGCAGCCGGCGACGGAACTTGTCGGACTCCGGCCGGtggaacgacgacgacgaggaggacagCGGCAACTTCGTGGTGCACGTGGTGTAGTCAGACAAGCGGCGGCTTTACAACTTGCAAGAGCAATTCAGGTGTGCTGGAGCATGGAGGCTGCAAGCTCATCCATGGTGGAATTTCGCCTCTGCTAACCAAGTAACCAGGCAGCTGAAGACGCCCGGTCCTCAATGGCGCAAGGACGAATAACGAAGTACAGTACATATGAATCATCGAAGAGGCTGTAATGTAGCAGCAAAACCATAAGTCGATCTCCAATCACACAAGAACGAAGTTCTTGGGGGTGTTGGATCGGCACGAAGGGCTTGTTTGGTTCGTGACCACACTTAACAAGTGCCAACAGCTCCGTGTAATAACACAAATGTATCCATAAAGTAAAGCCAGTTTTGAGCACGAACTGATAGCTTAGCcattgtttagttcacccccaactcccaattttagcactatgaaaaagaagatttcccatcacatcaaacttgcggtacatgcatggagtactaaatgtagacaaaattaaaaattaattgcacagttttgttgtactttgcgagacgaatcttttgagcctaattagtcaatgtttggacaataattcacaaatacaaacgaaacgctacagtgtgctacagtgctgtaacagtaatttggcacctccaaattttggcaactaaacaaggctctACTTCTATGGAAGAAAACGGTGTGATGCAGATTTGTAGATAGAGGATCCTGAGCTGCTTTTTTCAGTTCTCTGAAACTCTGGGCACTTTTTGGATGTTTCAGAAAACTGGAGACCACACAATCTCTGGAAAAAAGGCCAATGAGTGGGCGGCTTATCTGCAACTGTACTGCATGCTGAAATAAAGCCATGCTGACATAGGAAGCAAATTTGTCTTGTGATTTGTGAGGACGGTGACGTGACACGAATTTTTCAAAGTGGGGAAGGTTGCGACGCAGAAAGAACAAATCTGGTGTCCGGCATGAACTAGGAAAAACGGAACAAGGGACAAGAAACAATGGGCATGAGCTGGAAAATGAAACAGCCAGAGGATTGGAGTATGTTGGCAGATTTTATTTGGGTCTCTACTATCTAGGTGCCAAACATTATTAGAAAACGTGGCCTCAATGTGATAGTAGATCTCTGTGCATTGATTGTTTGGAAGCATTCGCGCTCACTCAAAAGTATGCCGATAGTTCTTGAAATAGGATGTAATAACATAGGTGTTTCAGCTCAAATGTAAACTTAGCAGTAATAGAAATTTGATTTGATTAAACTTCTGAACTTCTTGGGATTGGGATTCTCCAATTTGCTATGCACACTATACGATCAAACTTCAATGTCATATATTACGTGGTTTACAATTACATTCTCAAacgaagaagaaaacaaaaacaaaaaaaaaggattgtTGTTACTCACTAGTCAGTGATGAATCTGACTGAGCATCCAAATCAGAGTGACTGTACAGCTACTGAGGAGAATCTGCTTTATACTTGAGCCATACTGCATTGAATTTCCCTAAAACCAACAGACATGCAACTATTAATATGCAGTAATTTCCAGCCTGATAACTGCAAGAATCTGTTAGGCGTGCTAAAACATTTTATCTTCCTTTATGTGATTGGACACCTTGAAGGATTTAACAAGATTCTATAACCATGATACTTTTGAGCATTGTAATTCTTTAACATAGATCTGTCAGGATGATAAACTGTCAGGAACTCCATGACATCCAGACAATTCTAACGCATCCATATTATGAAATGAACTGGCATTCACGAAATTAGATGTCAATTATCATAAATTTTTGGATCTAGAGGTAGTTCCCCTGATTCAGTATGCACAACCGGAGTCTACACAGACAAGAAAAAAATTGGGGACAGCAGGCAACATCCCAGCAGCAAATGGTCAAGCAACAGCAGAAGAAAGgactaagagcaacttcaagaggctgctaatcttaccccaataccttttttaggaaaaaagagagaaaagataaactccaacaatccacctaaaccttccccaattttttagcgacgctaaaaactagcctgccaccgcgtatattttagcgttggcgtttctcccccaatcctgattcccgcacgcccgcgcgtcccttccgatgggcccaatacgatgacgtggcctgtgtttgaagtattgggggctatttattagcgatctgctgtggactgatatatttttgggggaaatttttttttgggagaactcccaatacatagttttgggggagaactttttaggatactcttggagttgct
It includes:
- the LOC101767720 gene encoding receptor-like protein kinase 5 — translated: MSGPTTCCRFPQLLVLLLFLLLAGGGRSQPAAGDRETLLTVKKDWGSPSQLKSWDPAAAPDHCNWTGVACATGGGGVVTGLTLSHLNLTGSVPASVCLLKNITHLDLSYNNLTGAFPAAALYACAELRFLDLSNNQLSGPLARDIDGLSPAMEHLNLSTNSFAGEVPPAVTRLTELKSLLLDTNRFTGAYPAVGISELAGLEVLTLAYNAFAPAPVPAEFAKLTNLTYLWMDKMNLTGEIPEAFSNLTELTVFSLASNALTGSIPAWVLQHAKLQNLYLFDNSLSGELPRSVTAVNLIELDLSSNKFTGEIPEDFGKLKNLTLLFLYKNQLTGTIPASIGLLPLRDVRLFNNHLSGELPPELGMHSPLGNLEVGNNNLSGPLRETLCANGKLYDIVAFNNSFSGEFPAKLGDCVTINNLMLYNNRLSGDFPVKIWSFPKLTMVMIQNNSFTGTLPSEISFNISRIEMGNNMFSGSFPALAKGLKVFHAENNRLGGELPSDMSKLGNLTDLSVPGNRITGSIPASIKLLQKLNTLDLSGNRISGVIPPGSIGTLPSLTTLDLSDNLLTGSIPSDISNLINSLNLSSNQLTGEVPVLLQIAAYDRSFLGNPGLCARAGSGTNLPTCRGGGRGAHDELSKGLITLFGMLAGIVLVGSIGIAWLLFRRRKESHEVTDWKMMAFTHLNFSESDVLSNIREENVIGSGGSGKVYRIHLGAAGGRDEEAGGMGGAGRMVAVKKIWNSRKVDEKLDKEFESEVKVLGSIRHNNIVKLLCCISSQEAKLLVYEYMENGSLDRWLHHRDREGAPAPLDWPIRLAIAIDAAKGLSYMHHDCAQSIVHRDVKSSNILLDPDFQAKIADFGLARILAKSGEPESVSAIGGTFGYMAPEYGYRPKVNEKVDVYSFGVVLLELTTGKVANDSGADMCLAEWAWRRYQKGAPFDDIVDEAIREPAYMQDILSVFTMGVICTGENPLTRPSMKEVLHQLIRCEQIAAEACQVDYDGGGAPLLESKKKGSRRRNLSDSGRWNDDDEEDSGNFVVHVV